Within the Naumovozyma dairenensis CBS 421 chromosome 9, complete genome genome, the region GAACTTCGTTTGATTTATGAAAAGtcttttgaaattccaATACCTGGAAGACTTCTACAAGAAGTGGTTGGTCATCTTTATCGCTTAGAATGGTTAAAgctttacaaaatattagTTGACAAGAAACAGCATGATGAACTTTCTAAAATGAATTTAACCTTGTCATCATTACAATCCTTTTTAAGATTTGGTGTAGAACATTGTACAAGCCATGATATCAGCGAATTACAATTTGTGAAGTCTAGAATCATGGAAATCGAAAACATCAACGAACGAATTGTTAAATTAGTGAAAGGGAGAAGAACTGACTCTAAAATCCCCATTGATGATGTATATGATATTGCTAGAAGAATTAGAGAACGGACTTTACCAATAGTAGAAAGCAGttttaaaatcattgaagATCTGTATGACAATTTAGAAAACgtcaaaataaaattcaaCCCGTTTTGGGAACGtttaaatattaataaagaattcaTAGACCCAACAGCTTCAGCCATACGAAAGAATTCTCTTGAATACTTGCCATTACTAGAAAGGTTTGATGGCTCAGTCCACGATAAAAGATTAGACATACTGAAAGTTGAAAACCAAGGGTTATTGAATAAGCAATTTAAAGAGAGTAAGTATTGGCTTAATCAATTGTATAAGAAAGTTAAAAGGGtagaatttgataaatttacaaaaaaagcCAAAGAATGCTTGaatttagatgatgatCCATATATACCATCAGAAAATTGCGCTAATAACCAAACCAGGTACTGTTTCTGTCGTGGTGGTGATATTGGAACTATGGTACAATGTGAGATTTGTCAAGAATGGTACCATACAGCATGTATTAATAACGGAAATTGGACCCTTCCAGAGGACAATGACACAGTTTTCCTGTGCTCGTTGTGTAATAACGGTAATAAGACTATTTTTTCTCCTGTAGGTACCTTTGAATATGCTGATATGAAACGATTGGTCTTAGAGtcattgaaattagaaatgTTACCTAACCGTAGAGCCGTCCAAAGcttatttgatatttttaaagatgCATTAAATTTTAGAAATGAATTCCAAGAGTCGTTGTTTAAAGGTGGGCACATAGACATGAACGTACCCATTCACAAAATTAAACACTATCTAAGAAAGGCTAAAGGTTCGAGATGTGGATTTTTGGATTTGGTTGGCCCATTACAACGATATTGCTATACTCAAGAAGCTGAAAAACTGGAACAGTTGCGTAATAGTTCCAAAATGATTATAACTGGATATGACTCTAACACGCGTCCGACGACAAGTAGTCCAACACTGACGGTGACACCATCAACGATCATTCCTATCGCAACTATATCTTCAGACTCAAACATTGGGATTGAGAATATTGATACAGCCATATCTTTGCCACCGCCGGACGAAGCTGATCGAAAAGAAAGCTAGAATTGTTCTAATCATGGCACACCAATATATGtaaatatactatataGACACTAAATATATGTTGATCATTAGCATTACTTCACCTAAAATCggttaaaaataataggaAGAATAATCTCAATATAAGTGAAATATACCATATCATCAAATCGTCGTGAATGGTTCCAGAAGTTTTTTAGGCGTTTTCTCCGGCAAGAAAATAAACGAAATGGTGCTACACTTGCATCACTGTTTAAAAGGCAATATATAAGATTAACCAGTTCAATGGAGCAGGTCCGAACTCCCTGGATAAGTGTCAAGAAAACTTTactttttgaaattaatttttttttcgttATTCCCTCCCCCCACAAAGCCTCGTTGCTACGTAACAACCGATCACGTATAAAACGATTCGCGAGATATTTTTCCGGGTCAAACGAGTATCTACGGAGTTTCTCTGTCAATTACGTAAACCGacaatttttcatatttctCGAGAAACTGttagtttctttttcaactcgttaaagaaaagatagATGTGATATCTCGATAGTAGACATTTGCCAAGATAAAAAGAGCTCTTTTCACAAGAGAATACCATCATTTTGAAGCTTATAGTCGAGCTTGTCAGTTAGGGCAGTAAAATAATGTTGAAAATTGGGTTCACGAGTTCTCGTTCTAGTGTGAGGGTTACTCTAATACGGTCCAATCTTACATTGGCTCACAAAAGGCTAAACCACCACTTATGCTCCActtcaaaatcaaagacATACCAAGGGATTCGTAACTTCAAGAATTCATCGAATTTAAAACAACCTCCAACCCAAGTTGCGAATATTGAATCAGCTGAGTTGCGTGTGCCTGGTATAACATTGAACTCAACAAGGCCGGGAATATGTCCTATTGTGCCCTTACTACAAAAAATGTATATTCCAGAACATATTCATACCCATTCTCATACAGATACATTTTCTAATATCTTATCACATAGTCATTCGCACTCTCACAGTCATGGGCATACACATACTATGAACAATCCTTTGTTAGTTGCCAGTGCAGAACAGATTCGAAAGAATGCGGGTGTTAGAGTCACATGGATTGGGCTTGCCGTTAACGTCGGTATTGCAGTAGGAAAAGTTATAGGAGGTCTTGTTTTCCATTCTCAAGCATTATTTGCAGACGCAATTCATGCTGTGAGTGATATCATTTGTGATTTGttaacattattttcagTTCGATTAGCTGCATCTAAGCCGACGCCTGATTATCCATATGGATATGGAAAAATTGAGACTATCGGTTCATTGACTGTGTCTAGTATCCTTGTCATGGCAGGGATTTCCATTGGATGGACCTCACTATGTGCCATTGTAGGTCCAATCATCCCTCATACTATAATAGAAATGTTAAGTACCGTGGGGTTGGGTTCATCCCATTCGGAATCTGTTTTAGAAGAAATGACAGATATCAACGCAGCTTGGGTTGCGGCAGCTTCTATTGCAGCTAAAGAATGGGTTTTTAGAGCAACAAGGAAAGTTGCTATAGAAACAAATTCGAATGTTTTAATGGCAAATGCTTGGCACCACAGAGTAGATTCACTAACCTCGTTGGTTGCGCTAGTTACCATCACATCTGGTTATCTATTCAGTATACAATCTTTAGATACCCTTGGTGGATTACTTGTCtccattttcatcatcaaagCTGGTGCAGAAGGTATGTACCTTTCTGTGAAGGAATTAATCGACCAAtctattgaagatgatgatccACGCCACGCAGAAATCGAAAGTGTGATTAATGAGGGATTGAATAGGCTATCAGTTCAAAAGAGCAAAAACTCTTCTATCAATCTTTCACCTTTGAAGCTTACCGAACTTTCTGTCCTTTCTTCAGGTCCAAATTTAAGAGCACATGCAACTTTACAAGTACCTTTACAAACACCTACCAATGTAACAGGTATCAAACAACTTGAAACAATCTCTAACCATATTCGTGCAATGTTGGCTAAAAATATTGCATCGGTGAAGAAAATAGATATTGACTACGTTTCGGAGAAAGATCCTCACAACATTGACGCAAATAAGCCAATAACCTtaactgaaaaaaatttgcaTCTACATTTACATTCACATTCACGAAATTCAGCATCATCTCATTCCCACACTCATCTTTAACGGACAGTTATCTATCCATTACATATTATTTCGTTCAGCTTCCTAAATGaacattatttattaaaatttcttttccgGTAAAAGCCCAAGGGAAAGAAATATAGAGCTATATATCAAAACACAATACAATGCTCGCCATTcgtattatttaaaaactttatttatttataatttattatattttctaaatccTCTCTACTTTTTTATAACATTATATTTCTAGATCCACCTTATAACCAATATTGATGTAATACTAAactatttttttactttaACGCTGCGTTAGGTATTGGGGCCAACCCAGGGTTTTATATAAATCTCAGgtgatattaatgaaagtCTGGTTGTTGTCTGGACTATGAGGTATAGGttacttatatatattataatggATGGAAATTTACAGACgcaacaaaataaaaggCTACGAAAAAGCAAAACTGGGATCTTGTTCGAAGATCAATGCAGTTCCTAGTGACCGACGGCCCAGTCATTCAATTTATGTTTATTTCTTGCAATTTCGAAacaataaaattgaattctGACAACAAAACAAGTTGTATTTTGGCCATATTCTTCATTGGCATCGGTTCTTAACAACGTACCGAAGTTGAAATCTTCGatcttcttttcaaaaagagCACAGAATTTTCTCCATTTTTCCTTTGCCTCTTTAGTCTTCagttcatcttcttcaaatttccTCACTCTTTCGGCATCTTTATATTCTGGGAAATGTTCAATAAATGTTTcataaatttcatcatcaaatttaGTTAAGCGAAGTTTGGAACCTGGAACTTTAGTAATTAAATTCCAATAAGTTTCAGCTTGTTCAACTGCAACAACTGCAAATTGTCTTTCGATATCTTCAAAGTTGTCAGCGTTTTCAGCGTCGAATGTGCTTAATGACATAATGTGATGTTTCTTAGGTATGtaaatcttttttttccaacTTAATTTTATTACAACACGAGAGAATAAAAGAGCTAAGCTAACctaatattaaaaaaaattcaaaccTAGGAATTATATATGTCTTCCAGATAGAAATTTGGTTTCATCTCATTGAAATCCTCTAAAagttttccaatttctAGAGACATCTAGTGCACTCTAGAAACTTTCATCAAGTTTTTCATCGTGAGAAACGACATAGGTTATctattataaatatttatatatgtttttcTTGAACTTTTCCAGACTTCGGCGGTTAAAAATACAAGTAACATCCGAAGACTATATAAATTATGAGAAATATAGttcttattaatattgattattatattgattTAAAAGGTATTACAAATGAGTTTATGGAATTCTATCATTGACTAATTTACAGTTAGACGAGAAATGAGATCTACCTATTgttaaaataaaaattggtgctttttctctttttatatttttctgattaatcttcttcttcatcatcagtatCTACAGGCTTTGGTGTACCCTTTGGAGAGGATAACCATTCGATGTAACGTAAACGACGACGTTCAGCTTGaatcttcttttcattCCTTGTCaatctcttctttctttgtttaACCTTGATATTAGCTGGagaatcatcatctatTACAGAAGCAGTTGGTTTTGGATTCAATCCGACAGCATCAGCATTACCACCATCTTCAAATCTAGATTGATCAACTTCCTTGACACCCTTTTGGGTCATTTGTCCATTTTCTACAATCCATTGTTCAGGACATAAGGCACCAACAAATTCATTGTTATGTGAAATCATAACAACACCACCAGACCAATCACGGATAGCAACAGCTAAGGCACCTAAAGAATCTCTATCTAGATAATTGGTAGGTTCGTCTAAAACTAACAAATGAGGATTATTCCACATAGCACCGGCAATAACAACCTTAACTAACTGACCACCAGATAAGGAACCCAATGGAGTATGGTTAGCAATTTCAGAGTCCAAACCG harbors:
- the NDAI0I00940 gene encoding cation diffusion facilitator family transporter (similar to Saccharomyces cerevisiae MMT1 (YMR177W) and MMT2 (YPL224C); ancestral locus Anc_6.248), which encodes MLKIGFTSSRSSVRVTLIRSNLTLAHKRLNHHLCSTSKSKTYQGIRNFKNSSNLKQPPTQVANIESAELRVPGITLNSTRPGICPIVPLLQKMYIPEHIHTHSHTDTFSNILSHSHSHSHSHGHTHTMNNPLLVASAEQIRKNAGVRVTWIGLAVNVGIAVGKVIGGLVFHSQALFADAIHAVSDIICDLLTLFSVRLAASKPTPDYPYGYGKIETIGSLTVSSILVMAGISIGWTSLCAIVGPIIPHTIIEMLSTVGLGSSHSESVLEEMTDINAAWVAAASIAAKEWVFRATRKVAIETNSNVLMANAWHHRVDSLTSLVALVTITSGYLFSIQSLDTLGGLLVSIFIIKAGAEGMYLSVKELIDQSIEDDDPRHAEIESVINEGLNRLSVQKSKNSSINLSPLKLTELSVLSSGPNLRAHATLQVPLQTPTNVTGIKQLETISNHIRAMLAKNIASVKKIDIDYVSEKDPHNIDANKPITLTEKNLHLHLHSHSRNSASSHSHTHL
- the CHP1 gene encoding ribosome-associated Tef1p biogenesis chaperone CHP1 (similar to Saccharomyces cerevisiae YPL225W; ancestral locus Anc_6.249), yielding MSLSTFDAENADNFEDIERQFAVVAVEQAETYWNLITKVPGSKLRLTKFDDEIYETFIEHFPEYKDAERVRKFEEDELKTKEAKEKWRKFCALFEKKIEDFNFGTLLRTDANEEYGQNTTCFVVRIQFYCFEIARNKHKLNDWAVGH